The following DNA comes from Paenibacillus antri.
TACCCTTCCACGCGCTCCCGGCTGCTGGACACGCTCAGATTTTCCGCGATGACCGCGATCCGGGTATGCCCGAGCTCGACGAGATGGGACGCCGCGAGGTAGCCCCCGCGGAAGTCGTCGACCCGCACCGTGTCGACGGACAGGCGCCGGCTTTCCCGCGCGATCAACGCGACGGGCAGCCTCGCGTCGAGCAGCGACTTCACCGACTTGTCGCTCTGCATGCCCGTGGCGAGAATAATGCCGTCCACCCGCTTCTGCCGAAGCCAGGCGAGGTATTTCTCCTCTTTGTCCGCGTCGTTGTCCGTGCTGCAAATAACGACGTTATATCCCTTCTCGTGAGCGCGATCCTCGACGCTGCGCGCCACCTCCGCGAAGAACAGGTTGCCGAGATCGGGCAGCAGGAGCCCGATCGTGTTCGTCCGCTTCTTCGTCAGCGCCGACGCCACCAAGCTCGGCTGGTAGTCGAGCCGCTTCATGACGCTCCGGACGTGCTGCCGCGTCTTGTCGCTGATTCTTCCCGTTTCGTTAATGACCTTGGACACCGTGGCGATCGATACGCCCGCTTCCTTCGCCACGTCATAAATCGTTGCCATCCGTTATCTACCTCGTCGTCGCCGTCGTTCCGGTCGATTTTCCTACTATTGTACCAGAAAAGCGGGCGCCGATTAGTACCTGGCGACGACCATTTTCTTGCGCGTGTAAAACTCTACCCCGTCCTTGCCGTTCGCGTGAAGGTCGCCATAGAACGATTTCTTGTAGCCGGAAAACGGGAAAAACGCCATCGGCGCCGGCACCCCGACGTT
Coding sequences within:
- a CDS encoding LacI family DNA-binding transcriptional regulator, encoding MATIYDVAKEAGVSIATVSKVINETGRISDKTRQHVRSVMKRLDYQPSLVASALTKKRTNTIGLLLPDLGNLFFAEVARSVEDRAHEKGYNVVICSTDNDADKEEKYLAWLRQKRVDGIILATGMQSDKSVKSLLDARLPVALIARESRRLSVDTVRVDDFRGGYLAASHLVELGHTRIAVIAENLSVSSSRERVEGYKKALEEAGLAVDEALIRISSFDIEGGKEAARQLLELTEPPTAVFACNDLLAIGILQVCRAMGLAVPARLSVVGFDNTLIASLAEPPLTTIAQPIPELGREVVDLITQEIHGEKQAKQRVVLDPRLIRRGSTASAPEQAPR